CTGGAAATCCTCTTATCAATCTTTTAATCTCAGTTCCATATGTAGACATAGATATTGGATATGGTAGTTTCTTATACTTTAATCCTACAAATTTTAAGCCTTACAATTTAATTGCCATCGATCTAATTTTTAAACAACAAATAGGAGAATATTTAATAGTTGGAGGAGGCGTTGGAATTGGAACAGACTGGTCCCAAGCAAATTTAACTTCCCTTGGAACTACACAACCCTCTCCTTATGATAGGATAGGAATAGTAACCAGATTACCTTTATCAATAGAACATAAAATTATAAAAAATTTATCATTAGGATTTAAAGTTTATCCTACACTTGGTCCAACAATATTTCTCACAAAACCAAAAATAGTATTTGAAGGGATAAGATTTAAATTCTTCGCAATCGGGTTTATTAGAGTTTTCATGTAAATGATAGTTCCTTACTAAAACCAAAAGACTAACTTCTCATTATAAAGAGAGTGCAATAAAAATTTCTCCATTTCCACAAATTAATAATTTTTCATCATAATTTCCTATAAATACGCTTTCGCCCCTCTTAAGGCAAACTCCATTATTAATCTGAATTTCTCCATTCATAACCAACAATATCATTACACCATCCTTTTTAAAGCAGATCTTTTCATTTATATTTCTTTGAAATAAACTTAAATTAGTATCTGGAAGCTTAAATACATTAAAACCATCAATTTCCTTACCCCTCAATAATGAAAATACTCCCTCTTCAAATCTACCAACCTTAAGCATCTCATCTTTATCAATATATTTAGTAGTAAGACCTGCCCTAATCACATTGTCAGAATTAGTCATAAGTTCAAGACAATCACCCTGAAGATAAGCATGAACTTCTTGACTCTCTGTATAAAGTACTTCACCTGGACTTAATTTAAAAATATACATCCCTAAAAATACCAAAAGACCAATATCTGCCCCATAAATCTCATAAATTTCATTAAACCAATAAGCTCTAAAATCATTTATGAAACTTAAATTTTTTTTCACTCGACTAATAGCATCCTCAATTTCAAACTTTTGCAAACTAAATATAATTTTTATAAATTCTTTATGGGTTGCAAAATGAAAATCTAATTTCAATTTTTTATATATACTCTTGATTTCAAAAATAGGAAGAAATCCCTTAAGAGCATAAAAATCACTTAATGCATAAACAAGTTCTATCTTTGGATTTTTATCCTTATAAATTCGCTTAGAATCATTAATATCTATCCCCTTATCATTCTCAAGTTCAAAGCCTTTTAAAGCAATATCTTTTGAAGGATGTATTTGAATTGATA
This portion of the Borrelia turicatae 91E135 genome encodes:
- a CDS encoding DUF3996 domain-containing protein; the protein is MKNNTQKIFILLLIFNLHHFAFSKSNNNYSIRCKQEDDGTTCITNDKPIIEEPKLTLEEPKLTLEEPKPIIEEPKPIIEEPKLTLEEPKPISEEPKLILEEPKPIFEEPKPQIITNFHAIHREKNPYSFAAGIGTGNPLINLLISVPYVDIDIGYGSFLYFNPTNFKPYNLIAIDLIFKQQIGEYLIVGGGVGIGTDWSQANLTSLGTTQPSPYDRIGIVTRLPLSIEHKIIKNLSLGFKVYPTLGPTIFLTKPKIVFEGIRFKFFAIGFIRVFM
- the manA gene encoding mannose-6-phosphate isomerase, class I codes for the protein MRSDNIFLMKNKIKEYDWGGTSFIPSLLGQREDGLPKAEMWLGAHKTFSSKILVDGQYVFLCDFLENHKELLGCESELSFLLKVLSAQKPLSIQIHPSKDIALKGFELENDKGIDINDSKRIYKDKNPKIELVYALSDFYALKGFLPIFEIKSIYKKLKLDFHFATHKEFIKIIFSLQKFEIEDAISRVKKNLSFINDFRAYWFNEIYEIYGADIGLLVFLGMYIFKLSPGEVLYTESQEVHAYLQGDCLELMTNSDNVIRAGLTTKYIDKDEMLKVGRFEEGVFSLLRGKEIDGFNVFKLPDTNLSLFQRNINEKICFKKDGVMILLVMNGEIQINNGVCLKRGESVFIGNYDEKLLICGNGEIFIALSL